CTAAAAACGAGTACTATTTGCTCGAAATTAACCCTAAAATATGGGGAACAACACGGTTAATTGTTGAAGCAGGGATGAATCTTCCGCAAACCATGATTGATTTATTTGTATTAAATAAATCTTTTAATGAAAAAACCGATTATGAAAAAACTTGTTATATAAATGGATGTTTCCAGAATGCGTTGCTGCTTGGTTTTTACAACCATTTACCTTAAAAAGATTTTTTAATCGTATTAAGAAGAGCTTCAACAATTACAATGCATCACGAGTATGCACCAATTTAAGTACTAAAGACTTAAGACATCTCATTGGAATTATTTTAGAAAAAGGTTAATTACTCAAAAGGATTTGAAAACATTAATGATGCTTTATCTGTGCCTCGCCCAAGCACAACTGGAGATCCAACACTATGGTTAAATTTTGTGAGAATCTCTCAGGAACAAGCCGCGGCACGTACGCAGTAGGTGAATTGTCAACAAGCCCCTAATGTTTTAAACTTTATCATGAAGGCAATTCAGACTCATTTTTACCATTACTTTTATAAATTTCCATCACATTCGTCTCTATACCTCGGCAAATATCTCCTAATGGCAAATGGCTAAGCTTTTCAGGTGAGAACGGATTTTGTAGCTCTACCCCAATTTGATCCAAAGAAAACAGTGCATAAGCAACAAGTGCCGTCACTAAAGGGTTTATATAAATAGAATAATCGACAAGAGCGATGGGAAGAATTAATAAAAATAATAAAATAAAACGCCGCGACTTAATTGCCATG
This genomic interval from Legionella oakridgensis ATCC 33761 = DSM 21215 contains the following:
- a CDS encoding bestrophin family ion channel — its product is MAIKSRRFILLFLLILPIALVDYSIYINPLVTALVAYALFSLDQIGVELQNPFSPEKLSHLPLGDICRGIETNVMEIYKSNGKNESELPS